A window of Vigna unguiculata cultivar IT97K-499-35 chromosome 4, ASM411807v1, whole genome shotgun sequence contains these coding sequences:
- the LOC114181655 gene encoding pentatricopeptide repeat-containing protein At3g22470, mitochondrial-like yields the protein MSYTAKTTSLRYAIPKFSVFLRFFSYSQNQNAKNNYGFDAIGDAVALFSRLITMHPLPSVVEFNMILGSVVKMKHYPTAISLFKQMGLRGITPSIVSLSILINCYCHLGHLGFAFSVLGMVLKMGYQPNPVTLTTLMRGLCLNGEVRKAVDFHDSVVAQGFLLDEVSYGTLINGLCKLGQIRGAFEFVQKMEGQMVKPNVVIYNIMIDGLCKDGFVTEACGLYSEIVSRGISPDIFTYTCLIHGFCSLGQWREVTQLLCDMVDKKVNPNVYTYNILIDALCKNRMLTKAHDMCNLMIERGEQPDVVTFNTLMSGYCLYNDVDEARKLFDTFVDWDIVPDVWSYNILIIGYCKSKRIDEALILFNKMHCTNLVPNIVTYSSVIDGLCKSGRISYAWELFSAICDGGPSPNVITYNIMLDALCKTQLMDDAIELFNLMFERGLTPNVSSYNILINGYCKRKRIVEAMNLFKEMHHRNLVPDSVTYNSLIDGLCKSGRISHAWELFYAMHDGGMPINVISYNILLDAFS from the coding sequence ATGTCGTACACTGCTAAGACAACAAGCTTAAGGTACGCCATTCCCAAATTTAGTGTCTTTCTGAGGTTCTTTTCTTATTCCCAAAACCAAAACGCCAAAAACAATTATGGGTTTGATGCCATTGGTGATGCTGTGGCCTTATTCAGTCGCTTAATCACTATGCACCCTCTTCCATCTGTTGTAGAATTTAACATGATTTTAGGGTCAGTAGTGAAGATGAAGCATTACCCTACTGCTATATCATTGTTTAAACAAATGGGGTTGAGAGGAATTACCCCTTCTATAGTGTCTTTGAGTATCTTGATCAATTGTTACTGTCACTTGGGTCACTTGGGTTTTGCCTTTTCAGTGTTGGGCATGGTTCTCAAGATGGGTTATCAGCCCAATCCAGTAACCTTGACCACGCTCATGAGAGGGCTTTGTCTCAATGGTGAGGTTAGGAAAGCTGTGGACTTTCATGATAGCGTGGTGGCTCAGGGGTTCCTGTTGGATGAAGTTAGTTATGGGACCTTGATCAATGGGCTGTGTAAACTAGGACAGATAAGAGGTGCCTTTGAGTTCGTGCAGAAAATGGAAGGGCAAATGGTTAAGCCTAATGTAGTAATCTACAATATTATGATTGATGGTTTGTGCAAAGATGGATTTGTAACTGAGGCGTGTGGTTTATATTCAGAAATTGTTAGCCGGGGAATAAGTCCTGATATTTTTACTTACACTTGTCTGATTCATGGTTTTTGTAGTTTGGGGCAGTGGCGAGAAGTTACCCAGTTGTTGTGTGATATGGTTGACAAAAAGGTCAACCCAAATGTTTATACCTATAACATATTGATTGATGCATTATGTAAAAACAGAATGCTCACAAAAGCTCATGATATGTGTAATTTGATGATTGAAAGAGGTGAACAACCAGATGTAGTTACTTTCAACACTTTGATGAGTGGATATTGCTTGTACAATGATGTGGATGAGGCAAGAAAGTTATTTGATACATTTGTTGATTGGGATATTGTGCCTGATGTTTGGAGTTATAACATCTTGATTATTGGGTATTGCAAGAGTAAAAGGATTGATGAAGCTTTGATCCTCTTCAATAAAATGCACTGCACCAATTTGGTTCCTAATATTGTAACTTACAGTTCTGTTATTGATGGTTTGTGCAAATCTGGGAGAATCTCGTATGCGTGGGAACTTTTTAGTGCAATTTGTGATGGTGGGCCATCCCCTAATGTTATCACTTACAATATCATGTTAGATGCTCTTTGCAAAACTCAACTTATGGACGATGCAATTGAATTATTTAACCTAATGTTTGAAAGGGGATTGACTCCTAATGTTTCGAGTTATAACATATTGATTAATGGGTATTGCAAGAGGAAGAGGATTGTTGAAGCCATGAACCTTTTCAAAGAAATGCATCACAGAAATTTGGTTCCTGATTCCGTGACTTATAATTCCCTCATTGATGGGTTGTGTAAATCTGGAAGAATCTCTCATGCATGGGAGCTTTTCTATGCAATGCATGATGGTGGTATGCCAATTAATGTTATCAGTTATAATATCTTGTTAGATGCCTTTTCCTAA
- the LOC114181656 gene encoding uncharacterized protein LOC114181656, with amino-acid sequence MGRVIEEPKFDYEALRQARMLENQARLKSLGVGKTVSELRKQVKEQQPPRRSYQKKVYGLTPLRRSLRISNNLTPPQSNSTPLPTPKQDKVTLSGEKKEKQRPANAPLVNLSDADLLLSSENSGRRCNSKGRGSIYNPVLGICCHFCSSICLRKRKMPPTGIAVFKAREMGYKSVAHLLMEELKLGKCK; translated from the exons ATGGGGAGAGTGATAGAAGAACCAAAATTCGACTATGAAGCTCTCAGACAGGCTCGTATGTTAGAGAATCAG GCTAGGTTGAAGTCTCTGGGTGTTGGAAAAACTGTTTCTGAGCTTAGAAAACAGGTAAAGGAACAACAACCACCTCGTCGTAGTTACCAAAAGAAAGTCTACGGTCTCACCCCTTTGCGTCGTTCCCTTAGAATCAGCAACAACCTTACGCCACCACAATCTAATTCCACACCCCTTCCAACACCAAAACAAG ATAAGGTAACTTTGTCTGGggagaaaaaagagaaacagAGACCTGCCAATGCTCCTCTTGTGAACCTAAGCGATGCTGATCTTCTGCTTTCATCAGAGAATTCTGGTAGGCGGTGTAATAGCAAAGGCAGAGGTAGTATCTACAATCCAGTTTTGGGAATATGCTGCCATTTTTGCAG TTCAATATGCCTGAGGAAGCGAAAGATGCCTCCAACTGGAATAGCAGTATTTAAAG ctCGTGAAATGGGATATAAATCAGTGGCACATCTACTAATGGAAGAACTTAAACTTGGAAAATGCAAGTGA
- the LOC114182343 gene encoding uncharacterized protein At3g17950-like has translation MLDPATELVPPPSSPTISSISSSDLDTESTGSFFHDRSTTLGTLMGVNFPTITFRVPSQHRNPNSVAEVTGGARRTAAAVKKKKRAIVSTSTAAERRRKWWQLCRDGDTRSASLGEFLEVERRFGDGEFYGTAAELEGMVAGHQQRNGGRVLFVDGRVLPPTADVDDGARAAESLCNRFPVALAGICSGGAA, from the exons ATGCTGGATCCAGCCACTGAATTGGTGCCACCACCATCTTCACCCACAATCTCTTCCATTTCTTCATCTGATCTTGACACTGAG TCCACCGGATCATTCTTCCATGACAGAAGCACTACCTTGGGGACTCTGATGGGAGTGAACTTCCCCACGATTACATTCAGAGTCCCGTCACAGCACCGGAATCCAAATTCCGTGGCCGAGGTCACCGGCGGTGCAAGGAGGACCGCCGCCGCagtcaaaaagaagaaaagggcTATCGTGTCGACGTCGACAGCAGCGGAGAGACGGCGGAAGTGGTGGCAGCTTTGCCGCGACGGTGACACCAGATCGGCGTCGCTCGGCGAGTTTCTGGAGGTGGAGCGACGGTTCGGCGACGGCGAGTTCTACGGCACGGCGGCGGAGCTCGAGGGGATGGTCGCCGGCCACCAGCAGAGGAACGGTGGAAGAGTGCTGTTCGTCGACGGGAGGGTTCTTCCGCCCACAGCCGACGTCGACGACGGAGCACGGGCGGCAGAGAGCCTTTGCAATCGGTTTCCTGTCGCGCTCGCCGGAATTTGCAGCGGCGGAGCCGCTTAG